From a single Nostoc edaphicum CCNP1411 genomic region:
- a CDS encoding GNAT family N-acetyltransferase — MSSVDETEAIYVRELGIDDIAPVYHLGEGLFTSDLYPYLYRTWDEWEVIGLYNTDPEYCLVAETDGELAGFILGTIITKASWTYGYILWLGVSPKYQRRGVADKLVDKVVARMIEDGARFMLVDTDPTNTSALKFFSRKGFGNIRQHIFLSMNLSKHEYYGRLIDYEHQKAERAGYRRSRPAIRARKPDSVANEVILNPLVNESQATEDQSPI; from the coding sequence ATGTCAAGCGTTGACGAAACTGAAGCAATTTATGTACGCGAATTAGGAATTGATGACATTGCTCCCGTTTACCACTTGGGAGAAGGTTTATTTACCAGCGATTTATATCCTTATTTATACCGCACTTGGGACGAATGGGAGGTGATTGGACTTTACAACACCGATCCCGAATACTGTCTTGTGGCTGAAACTGATGGAGAATTAGCAGGATTCATTTTAGGAACCATCATCACCAAAGCATCCTGGACTTACGGATATATTTTATGGCTAGGAGTTAGTCCGAAGTATCAGCGTCGGGGAGTTGCAGACAAGCTAGTTGATAAAGTCGTCGCCCGGATGATTGAAGATGGGGCGCGGTTTATGTTGGTAGATACTGACCCCACTAATACTTCAGCATTAAAGTTTTTTAGTCGCAAAGGTTTTGGTAATATCCGCCAGCATATTTTCTTGTCGATGAATTTAAGCAAGCACGAATATTATGGCAGATTGATTGATTATGAACATCAAAAAGCTGAAAGAGCCGGTTACAGGCGATCGCGTCCAGCAATTCGTGCCCGTAAACCTGATAGTGTTGCAAATGAAGTCATCCTCAATCCTCTAGTGAATGAATCTCAAGCAACTGAAGATCAATCTCCAATCTAA
- a CDS encoding PD-(D/E)XK nuclease family protein has translation MLSTPTQLLRLSQGQLNLLEACPRKFQHTYLEKLNSPSNPEQEERLTLGSRFHLLMQQREMGLPIDSFLQADAQLQSWMLGFADAAPEILTPASDNQTFRESEHYRTLQVQDYLLSVIYDLLIADNQQAQILDWKTYPKPPNKRQLESNWQTRLYLYVLAETSDYLPEKISMTYWFVQSEGKPQNIKFNYNTAQHTQTAKRLNQLLSQLTNLLEDYQNNQQFPQVVEGSKTCDYCQFAKRCDAYDGKLRTQGIEEAVKDSLPNFDSIPEVSLNPIH, from the coding sequence ATGCTGTCAACTCCCACTCAACTACTGCGACTGTCTCAAGGACAACTCAACCTACTAGAAGCTTGTCCGCGTAAATTTCAACACACTTACCTAGAAAAACTCAATTCGCCCTCAAATCCAGAACAAGAAGAACGGCTAACTTTGGGTAGTCGCTTTCACTTGCTAATGCAACAGCGAGAAATGGGTTTGCCAATTGATAGTTTTCTGCAAGCGGATGCTCAACTGCAAAGCTGGATGCTAGGTTTTGCCGATGCAGCCCCAGAAATCTTAACGCCTGCATCTGATAATCAAACTTTCCGTGAAAGTGAACACTACCGAACTCTGCAAGTTCAGGACTATTTGCTGTCGGTTATCTATGATTTATTGATTGCAGATAACCAACAAGCACAAATTCTCGACTGGAAAACTTATCCTAAACCACCCAACAAACGTCAGTTAGAATCCAACTGGCAAACACGGCTTTATCTGTATGTATTGGCTGAAACTAGCGACTATTTGCCAGAAAAGATTTCCATGACTTACTGGTTTGTCCAATCTGAGGGCAAGCCGCAAAATATTAAATTTAATTACAATACTGCTCAACACACACAAACAGCAAAGAGACTTAATCAACTGTTAAGCCAGTTAACTAATTTGTTGGAAGATTACCAAAATAACCAGCAGTTTCCGCAAGTGGTGGAGGGTAGCAAAACCTGTGATTATTGTCAGTTTGCCAAACGGTGCGATGCCTACGACGGTAAACTACGCACACAAGGCATTGAAGAAGCAGTAAAAGACTCATTACCAAATTTTGACAGTATTCCAGAAGTCTCACTCAACCCCATACATTAG